The Aneurinibacillus migulanus genome includes the window AAGTTAGAGAGGGGTTTAATTATGAATTTAACTGAATTTATGGACAAAGTGTTAACTGCTCAAAAGGAAGATTGGACAATTAACGTTTGTTGGGGAGGAGGAAGTGGTCCGTCATATTACAACAATATTACGGTCTGGAAAACAGGGGATGATGAATTTCATAGCCTAGACATCGATTCTCATAGTACAGTAGCATCATTAAAAACAGATTTATCAATCAGTCTAGCATGGGGAATGGAACATAGAGATAATTTTATGGAGGAATGGGCAAATAAATTCCCTGATCCAAAGGCGACAAGTAGTTTTATAGATTTCTTTTATAATGGGACATTAGTATACAGGGATATTTATGTGACGGTAGATGGCGGACGAGTCTCTATTCCTTTACCAGATAGGGAGATTGATGATAAGACATATGAGGTTACAAGATATTCAATACCAAAAAAGAAATATGAACTCTTTAAATTAATTAATGGGTCAGGCTCCACATATGACTATGACAACTATATACAAAGGGCTGGCATCGAGATAGTTGACGATAAGTGGCCAAAATAAAAAAAGAGCGGTGTATCTTTTAAAGAGGATAGTATCAAATTTTTTATATTTGCCAATAGTATATAATTAACTCCCTAGTATATATACCAGGGAGTTTTATTAGTTTGCTTTATTTTTCAGCCCATAGACCTTTCTTAGCATCCCGAGCCTGCTTCTGCAGTTTTACAAAGCTATCTGTATATTTAACGTTCGGCGGGAACGTTGCAACCTGGGCATAGCCTTCTTTGACAAGTGTCTGATTCAACATTTCAGCTTTCGGATTCTTAGCGTTGCCTAACCATACATACGCCAATAGACGCCCGTATTTGTCCCTCTGTTGAACGTCAAACTCTAAAGTTACTGTTTGTCCATTGAGGCGCTTCTTGGTGTAAGCGGAAGCTTCTGGGCCGTATGGTTGTACAGGTTTGTTTGGATGGACCGTTTCTGGCGTATCAACACCAATCAAACGAAGGCTTTCTTCCTTGCCATTGACCTTCGCTTTGAATGTATCCCCGTCAACGACCTTCGTAACTGTTACTTTCAAGGTACCAGGAAGCTTGTTTTGAGCTGGTTTAGTTGTAGTCGCCTTTGCGGGAGCTGGTTGCGTTGCTTTTGTAGTAGGGGCAGACGTTGTTTTTGTGCTGCCTCCGTTATGGTAGTGATATTCCCCGTCTTTTAATCCCCATTTAGCACAGTTTGTCCGGCATGTGTGTCCTCCATTTGCGTCGGTGCGGCCGGGATGAGCAGAAGCGGACAGCGGAGCTGCTACCAGTCCTAGCATGATCATGAGTGCAAGTATCTTTTTCATAATGTCCTCCTTGATAGATTTGTTAGGTTATATAAACTTTCTTGAACAACTGAATTTATGGATTATTGCCAGTTGCTACAGTGAAAGAGAATATTCCATTCTCATCATGCTTTAAAATAACAATAAAGGTCCCTGGCTTTTCTTCTCCAAACCACTGTTGATCAAATAGATTTGCTAGAGAAGGGCTGTGGTACATAACAACGTCCCGGTTCCCATCCAACTTCCACTTTTTAATTTTCTTAGAATCGAGAGGAATGACATTTTGGACATAGCTATTCGCATCTTCTAATGTTCTTCTTGGCTTATCCGTTGCTTCAAATTGTACAAGTACATTCCAGGCACGATCGTTAACAAACATAGGGAGTATATAATCTCCTGAAAATCTGGCCATATCCTTAGTACCGGCATTCTCCCCATATTGTTTTTCAAATGCTTGATATGTATCGCCTAATCCCCCAGAGCGGGTAAGCAAGGCCGGTGCTTTGACTTCTTCCTGCTTTTCTTGTGCTGGTGGGGGAGGAGTAGGCGTTTCTTCATTCTTTTCTTGCGCCATAGCCCGCGTATTCTGAGCATTTTCTTCTTGTTGTACTGAAGAAGCTGCCGTCTGGACGTTGT containing:
- a CDS encoding thermonuclease family protein, producing MKKILALMIMLGLVAAPLSASAHPGRTDANGGHTCRTNCAKWGLKDGEYHYHNGGSTKTTSAPTTKATQPAPAKATTTKPAQNKLPGTLKVTVTKVVDGDTFKAKVNGKEESLRLIGVDTPETVHPNKPVQPYGPEASAYTKKRLNGQTVTLEFDVQQRDKYGRLLAYVWLGNAKNPKAEMLNQTLVKEGYAQVATFPPNVKYTDSFVKLQKQARDAKKGLWAEK